One genomic window of Entelurus aequoreus isolate RoL-2023_Sb linkage group LG07, RoL_Eaeq_v1.1, whole genome shotgun sequence includes the following:
- the ppdpfa gene encoding pancreatic progenitor cell differentiation and proliferation factor A, whose product MAAIPSSGSLIATHDYYRRRIGSTSSNSSCSSAEYSGEALPHHPGLPRQDSGHWWTSFFLAKPGAETHKNGSYTVANGQVTCIAREMLLKRQLSENSDIGNFEPSKPPPASS is encoded by the exons ATGGCAGCAATTCCATCGAGTGGCTCCCTCATCGCCACACATGATTACTACAGAA GGCGCATTGGGTCTACCTCTAGCAACAGCTCATGTAGCAGCGCTGAATACTCCGGAGAGGCCCTCCCTCACCACCCAG GACTACCAAGACAAGATTCCGGTCACTGGTGGACCTCCTTTTTCTTGGCAAAACCCGGAGCTGAAACCCATAA AAATGGGAGCTACACAGTGGCCAACGGTCAGGTTACCTGCATTGCCAGGGAAATGCTTCTGAAACGCCAACTCAGCGAAAACAGTGACATTGGAAATTTTGAACCGTCAAAACCACCGCCTGCCTCCTCCTAA